CTAAACAATTTACAGAATGGGCATTTCTCTCAGGCTTGTAAAGCCGGAAACGTAAACAACCCTCCGACAAGTCATGATTGTTATGACAAGCAACCGATACGAGGTGTACAGGGACAGCGAGAAAAAATGGCGCTGGCGCCTCATCGTTCCTCGTCATGGGATCGTTGCCACTTCCTCCCAGGGTTTCGACACAAGGGACGAGTGCGTTCGGCAAATACGTATGGTGCGATCGAACGTGCATTCGCCCGTATATGACATATCTGCGGCGAACCCCATTCTGGCTGCATTCTGATCCTGCTCCTTTGTGGCGTTAAGGATGCGGCCGGGAATATGGCGCGTGACTCTCCATTGGAGAGATTAGAGATGATTGTGAATAATTGGATCATCACATAAAAAACACTACCCCCCCTATCACACAATCTACACACTGCATTGCGTAGTCTTTGGCGGCGCTACTTGAATCAACTTCGTGACGGAGTGAAAAGCGAACAGGGTCAGGCTGAGTCGCCCACAGGATGCGTAGTATGTGGAACAATGACTCCGCAGGCGAAAAGGACCGGCCTTGATATTGCCCGTGGGGTGGCGTGAGATCCGATCACGACAGTACCGGGAAACCATACGACTTACGACAAAAACCGACAACATCATGAATCGTTTTCGAGAGTGACATGAAAAAACGGGTGGTTATTATTGGCGGCGGCATGGCTGGACTGGCTGCTGCCTACACGCTAAGGAACAGGGATATTGACGTCTTGTTGTTCGAGGCCAACGACCGGATGGGCGGACGTGCGTTCGGTGAGGTAGTCGATGGGTTTCACATTGACGCCGGGACGGACTTCTTCTGCTCTTCCTACGATGTTGCCTTCCGCATATGCAAGGAATTGGGATTGCCTTTGCTGCGTTCGAAGATGAACCTCGGCTGGTATAAAAATGGCCGCTGGTCTGTCTCGGCATTAAGCCTATCGCCTCGCAGCATCGCCGGAAACTTGGCAACGTTGTGGAATCTGGATTTTGTATCACCCCGGGGATTCTGGCCATTCCTGAAGTTTGTCAGAGATTTAAGGAGGCAGCAGGAATACTTGAATTTCTCCAGCGAAGGTCGGATCGCAGAAATCGATGGAGAGGAGAGTTTCGGAGATTACCTTAATAGGATCGGTGCGCCTGATTCCCTCAAGGTCACTATTGAAGGATTCCTGAAAATGACGATGGGGCATGTCGAACACGCCAGTGAAGCGTACATGCGGACCTATTTCTCGGAAATGTTTATGAAGGCCAACCAGATATACGTACCGGAAAAGGGCGCCTGCACCCTTTCTTACGCTCTGGCCGGTGCTTGCGAAGACGTTGTTCGCACCTCGACACCGGTGCAGCGGGTGATTAGAGAGAGAGAGAGAGAGAGAGAGAGAGAGAGAGAGAGAGAGAACGTCGCAAAGGGCGTAATTGTTGATGGCGGGCTTGTCGAAGCAGATGCAGTCATCTGTGCCGTTCCCGCCACAAAGGTGCCGGACATCATTCCAGACCTTCCCGCCGGTGTTCGCCGTGTGCTTGGCGGGGTGACTTATTCGTCCGGTTGTCGGGTAGTGATCGGCCTCGACCGTCCGCCGCTTCCTCTCGGCTGGCATGGCGCCTTGTATCCGGAAGACGAGACTCCGCTTCTTTTGGACAGGTCGATCAATCTTCCCGCTTGTGCTCCTGCGGGCAAGAACACGCTCGATCTTCTTGTCGGTCGTGATCGTGCCGAAGAACTGATCCCAATGGATGATGAAGAAATCCGGCACCGGATGCTTCAGGATGCACGCAGGAACCCTCCTCCCGGCTCCGACCTCCCAAACGACGACGAAGGCTTGTTCACCCGTGTGTATCGCTGGAAAGAGGCCGTGTGCATGATGCAGCCAGGCATGTTCACCGCCATAGCAAACATGCGGGACGAATTAGACCAGAGCGTAGAGAACCTCTTCCTGGCCGGTGACTACATGCGTGTGCCATCCGTAA
This genomic stretch from Bacteroidetes bacterium SB0662_bin_6 harbors:
- a CDS encoding FAD-dependent oxidoreductase, with the protein product MKKRVVIIGGGMAGLAAAYTLRNRDIDVLLFEANDRMGGRAFGEVVDGFHIDAGTDFFCSSYDVAFRICKELGLPLLRSKMNLGWYKNGRWSVSALSLSPRSIAGNLATLWNLDFVSPRGFWPFLKFVRDLRRQQEYLNFSSEGRIAEIDGEESFGDYLNRIGAPDSLKVTIEGFLKMTMGHVEHASEAYMRTYFSEMFMKANQIYVPEKGACTLSYALAGACEDVVRTSTPVQRVIRERERERERERERENVAKGVIVDGGLVEADAVICAVPATKVPDIIPDLPAGVRRVLGGVTYSSGCRVVIGLDRPPLPLGWHGALYPEDETPLLLDRSINLPACAPAGKNTLDLLVGRDRAEELIPMDDEEIRHRMLQDARRNPPPGSDLPNDDEGLFTRVYRWKEAVCMMQPGMFTAIANMRDELDQSVENLFLAGDYMRVPSVNGALASGVDAANEAARYVSKAAT
- a CDS encoding DUF1508 domain-containing protein; translated protein: MIVMTSNRYEVYRDSEKKWRWRLIVPRHGIVATSSQGFDTRDECVRQIRMVRSNVHSPVYDISAANPILAAF